From a single Procambarus clarkii isolate CNS0578487 unplaced genomic scaffold, FALCON_Pclarkii_2.0 HiC_scaffold_103, whole genome shotgun sequence genomic region:
- the LOC123761183 gene encoding mucin-2-like: protein MQSGSQPAAQSQTQPPPPPPGSSHSSTQTSPRQLPVTVTDLSTAHALTKLVSDITGSNYREFVRILNIVYKANGLQTIIVPDEVFPTSASASTSVTEPEITVNAAALVDLLYATVPPTTPVAADPTPDPVQAVSLSTQDNDPPAPVYASYNCPRDLKYTISQKRVTAREWNIDYENGLNDDGTRREFWYVEADTVRYCTDVTMLHPAIIDPQYYGKYPKHAAMIKKEIQERTGNEPSTQQSQPTPLHTKPSGTTVLVPDPSNPLSDDAPAPGPASDIAVNDTEPTAAATSAPGMVATQKPTTSHPPSPVTSPPTVHTSTEPSTSAVSPTAATKPSGTLLPRPTSPGMYSSDSSDEDVSVGTTSPPSQKYNYSSADFLCDAIDPTAMSTRSRTAKKDKPKTKTKDQTVLPPSRKK, encoded by the coding sequence ATGCAGTCCGGCAGCCAACCAGCTGCCCAATCACAGACccagcctccacctccaccaccaggctcctcccATTCGTCGACTCAGACTTCGCCACGGCAGTTGCCGGTTACTGTCACCGACCTTAGCACTGCACATGCTCTCACGAAACTAGTGAGCGACATTACTGGTTCCAACTACCGAGAATTTGTGAGGATTCTAAATATCGTCTACAAGGCTAACGGACTCCAGACCATCATCGTACCTGACGAAGTCTTCCCCACCTCTGCCTCAGCTTCCACTTCAGTAACTGAGCCGGAAATCACTGTAAACGCTGCCGCACTTGTTGACCTACTGTATGCCACTGTTCCACCCACCACTCCagttgctgctgaccctacaccagaccCAGTACAGGCTGTTAGTCTCTCCACACAAGACAACGACCCTCCTGCTCCTGTTTATGCGTCTTACAATTGCCCTAGAGACCTGAAATATACTATTTCTCAGAAACGTGTCACAGCTCGGGAGTGGAACATCGACTACGAAAACGGACTGAACGATGACGGAACCCGCAGAGAGTTTTGGTACGTTGAGGCTGACACAGTTCGTTACTGCACTGATGTTACCATGCTCCACCCTGCCATTATTGACCCTCAATACTACGGGAAATATCCGAAACACGCCGCtatgataaagaaagaaattcaaGAACGAACGGGCAATGAACCTTCAACCCAGCAGAGTCAACCAACACCTCTTCATACCAAACCTTCAGGGACCACTGTGCTAGTCCCCGACCCTTCAAACCCATTGTCGGATGATGCTCCAGCTCCTGGTCCAGCCTCGGACATTGCTGTGAACGATACTGAACCTACTGCAGCTGCAACATCTGCTCCTGGCATGGTAGCAACCCAGAAGCCGACGACTTCTCATCCACCATCTCCTGTTACATCTCCACCCACAGTACATACATCCACTGAACCTTCTACATCTGCAGTAAGTCCTACCGCTGCTACTAAACCATCAGGAACACTACTTCCAAGACCCACATCTCCTGGTATGTACTCATCTGACTCATCAGATGAGGATGTCTCTGTGGGAACGACATCTCCACCTTCACAGAAATACAACTATTCATCTGCCGATTTTCTTTGTGACGCTATTGATCCCACAGCAATGTCAACACGAAGTCGGACCGCCAAGAAAGACAAGCCGAAAACAAAGACCAAAGATCAGACCGTGCTCCCACCATCAAGAAAGAAGTAA